Within the Gordonia westfalica genome, the region ACAGTTCTCTCGATCGCCTTAGTATTCTCTACCTGACCACCTGTGTTGGTTTGGGGTACGGGCCGTGTACCAACTCACTAGAGGCTTTTCTCGGCAGCATAGGATCATGGAATTCACCACTTCGGCTACGCATCACCTCTCAGGCTGCATGTGTTCCGGATTTGCCTAGAACACGCCCTACAGGCTTACACCAGTACAACCACTGACTGGCCCCACTACCTTCCTGCGTCACCCCATCGCTTGCCTACTACCAGCCAAGGTCCCATGCATCACCCCACCCGGCACCCGAAGGTGCTCCTGGGGGATCTGGATGGTTAGTACAACTGATTCAGCATGGGCGCGGATACACGGGTACGGGAATATCAACCCGTTGTCCATCGACTACGCCTGTCGGCCTCGCCTTAGGTCCCGACTCACCCTGGGCGGATTAGCCTGGCCCAGGAACCCTTGGTCATTCGGCGGAAGAGTTTCTCACTCTTCTTTCGCTACTCATGCCTGCATTCTCACTCCCACACCCTCCACCACTAGATCACTCTGCGGCTTCCACGGATGCAGGACGCTCCCCTACCCACCCACACACCTGGTTGGATCTCCGTAGAAAACCAACGGGCTGTTGTGTGAGTGCCGCGGCTTCGGCGGTGTACTTGAGCCCCGCTACATTGTCGGCGCAGGATCACTTGACCAGTGAGCTATTACGCACTCTTTCAAGGGTGGCTGCTTCTAAGCCAACCTCCTGGTTGTCTTCGCGACCCCACATCCTTTTCCACTTAGTACACGCTTAGGGGCCTTAGCCGGCGATCTGGGCTGTTTCCCTCTCGACTACGAACCTTATCGCCCGCAGTCTCACTGCCACACTCTCACTTACCGGCATTCGGAGTTTGGCTGACGTCAGTAACCCTGTGGGGCCCATCGGCCATCCAGTAGCTCTACCTCCGGTAAGAAACATGTGACGCTGCACCTAAATGCATTTCGGGGAGAACCAGCTATCACGGAGTTTGATTGGCCTTTCACCCCTACCCACAGCTCATCCCCTCCATTTTCAACTGAAGTGGGTTCGGGCCTCCACGACGTCTTACCGTCGCTTCACCCTGGCCATGGGTAGATCACTCCGCTTCGGGTCTAGACCCGGCGACTCTTTCGCCCTATTCAGACTCGCTTTCGCTACGGCTACCCCACACGGGTTAACCTCGCCACCGAGCACTAACTCGCAGGCTCATTCTTCAAAAGGCACGCCATCACCCACAGCCACAAGGACTCACAGGCTCTGACGGATTGTAAGCGTCCGGTTTCAGGTACTATTTCACTCCCCTCCCGGGGTACTTTTCACCTTTCCCTCACGGTACTTGTCCGCTATCGGTCACCAGGAAGTATTCAGGCTTACCGGGTGGTCCCGGCAGATTCACAGCAGATTCCACGAGCCCGCTGCTACTTGGGCATCCATCACGCAAGACCATGTGTTTTCAGCTACCGGACTCTCACCGTCTACGGCAGACCATTCCAGGCCACTTCACCTAACACACGATTTTCTGACTCACGCTTCCACAGGCAGATGGAAGAAGACGAACCCCACAACACCACACACACAACCCCTACCCGGTATCACATGCGCATGGTTTAGCCTCATCCGCTTTCGCTCGCCACTACTCACGGAATCACATATTGTTTTCTCTTCCTATGGGTACTGAGATGTTTCACTTCCCCACGTTCCCTCCACACCCCTATACATTCAGAGGTGGGTAACACGACATCACTCGTGCTGGGTTTCCCATTCGGACACCCTCGGATCACAGCTCGTTTGACAACTCCCCGAGGACTATCGCGGCCTACCACGTCCTTCATCGGCTCCTGGTACCAAGGCATCCACCGAACGCCCTTACACACTTACAACAACACCTACACCCACAGGGGCTCCGCCCCCGCGAACCCCCAAAAACCAGGGCCCACCAAGAGACACAATCCCCCACCAGTGTAGACATCACAAAAACATTTCTGCTAAATCACAGACCAACAAAAAAATGTTGATTTGAAATAAAGATGCTCGCATCCACTATGCACTTCTCAAACAACACACACCGCACACAAACCTGCATCTCCGCGTCCCATCACAGAACACCTCAACAACCCAGATCTCACATGCAGCACCGAGAAAACGCGTGTTCCCTCAGAACCCCGATAGCGTGACAATGAACCCACCGGCCTCACGACCAGGCAGCAACCCAACTGCCACCACCATGTAGCGGCAACAGTCATCGGTTCGTCTGATGTTTCACCCTCGAACACACCCGCCGTGACACATTCGGCCACAGAAGCGGGGGTCCACGGGGACCAAGCCCCGTGCGTTGTGCTCCTTAGAAAGGAGGTGATCCAGCCGCACCTTCCGGTACGGCTACCTTGTTACGACTTCGTCCCAATCGCCGATCCCACCTTCGACAGCTCCCTCCCACAAGGGGTTAGGCCACCGGCTTCGGGTGTTACCGACTTTCATGACGTGACGGGCGGTGTGTACAAGGCCCGGGAACGTATTCACCGCAGCGTTGCTGATCTGCGATTACTAGCGACTCCGACTTCATGGGGTCGAGTTGCAGACCCCAATCCGAACTGAGACTGGCTTTAAGGGATTCGCTCCACCTCACGGTATCGCAGCCCTCTGTACCAGCCATTGTAGCATGTGTGAAGCCCTGGACATAAGGGGCATGATGACTTGACGTCATCCCCACCTTCCTCCGAGTTGACCCCGGCAGTCTCCTGCAAGTCCCCGGCATAACCCGCTGGCAATACAGGACAAGGGTTGCGCTCGTTGCGGGACTTAACCCAACATCTCACGACACGAGCTGACGACAGCCATGCACCACCTGTACACCAACCACAAGGGAACATGTATCTCTACATGCGTCTGGTGTATGTCAAACCCAGGTAAGGTTCTTCGCGTTGCATCGAATTAATCCACATGCTCCGCCGCTTGTGCGGGCCCCCGTCAATTCCTTTGAGTTTTAGCCTTGCGGCCGTACTCCCCAGGCGGGGTACTTAATGCGTTAGCTACGGCACGGAACTCGTGAAATGAGCCCCACACCTAGTACCCACCGTTTACGGCGTGGACTACCAGGGTATCTAATCCTGTTCGCTACCCACGCTTTCGCTCCTCAGCGTCAGTTACTACCCAGAGACCCGCCTTCGCCACCGGTGTTCCTCCTGATATCTGCGCATTTCACCGCTACACCAGGAATTCCAGTCTCCCCTGTAGTACTCAAGTCTGCCCGTATCGCCTGCACGCCTACAATTGAGTTGCAGAATTTCACAGACGACGCGACAAACCGCCTACGAGCTCTTTACGCCCAGTAATTCCGGACAACGCTCGCACCCTACGTATTACCGCGGCTGCTGGCACGTAGTTGGCCGGTGCTTCTTCTCCAGGTACCGTCACTCACGCTTCGTCCCTGGTGAAAGAGGTTTACAACCCGAAGGCCGTCATCCCTCACGCGGCGTCGCTGCATCAGGCTTGCGCCCATTGTGCAATATTCCCCACTGCTGCCTCCCGTAGGAGTCTGGGCCGTGTCTCAGTCCCAGTGTGGCCGATCACCCTCTCAGGTCGGCTACCCGTCGTCGCCTTGGTAGGCCATTACCCCACCAACAAGCTGATAGGCCGCGGGCCCATCCTGAACCGCAAAAGCTTTCCACCCCAGAGCATGCACTCCAAGGTCATATCCGGTATTAGACCCAGTTTCCCAGGCTTATCCCAGAGTTCAGGGCAGATCACCCACGTGTTACTCACCCGTTCGCCACTCGAGTACCCAGCAAGCTGGGCCTTTCCGTTCGACTTGCATGTGTTAAGCACGCCGCCAGCGTTCGTCCTGAGCCAGGATCAAACTCTCCATGAAAAAATAGCGAAACAAAACCAACACCCCAAAAGGCGCCGGCGTTTCAACACAATCAGGAAAGCAAAACCTGACCAATCCAAAACTAGCTTTTCGTGTGACACCCAGACGGGGCCGAGCGCCACACACAAAATAAACATCTACATCCACAAAAGATGCTCGATGCCACAATATGGCATCAGACAATTCATCATCACACTATCGAGTTCTCAAAGAACACACACCCACCAGCCACTCACCCCCACAAGGGCTTTCACCAGCAGACTTGGTTCTGACCATCCACCGCCACCCCGTCTCCGGGGCAACTCTTCCAGCCTACCAGACCACCTCCGCGACCCGCAAACCCGAAGTTCGTCGGTCGGAAGAGATCCAGCAACCCCGCACAACACGTCCAAGACACGAAGTCTTGGACGAGAAGTTCGGGGGCGGTCTGCGCGAGGCCCGGTCTCCACTCCCCGTTCCGAACCCTCTCGGGCCCTCCGGGGCGGCGCCGTGGCGCGCTGACTCGAAGAAAGTTACGCAACCGTATTGCCAGGGTCAAATCGCCTGGTCACCTGTTCATGAGTCGGACATCGCCGCAGGTCACGGCCTGCCGACACACGGCGAAACACTCTGCCGCATGCAGATCTTCGTCGAATCGTCCGATGTGACGTGCGCCGCAGAACCATCCTTTCGGACAGGTGGTCAGCCCTTCTCGGCCAGTTATGCGCAGGTCAGGATGTTTCTACGGTCGATTCATGACCGCCATCGATCAGTCGACGACCTCACCGAGCACCCTTCTCGACTCCTCCCCGGTGCGCGAGCGCGAGCCACTGGTCCTTCGATCCGGGCTTGTTCCCAGGGGTTTCGCCCGGTGCGGATTCTTGTCCTGGCGACGGGTGGCCGGCGTGCTGCAGATCGCCCACCCCTTCGACGAGAAGACGATCTCCGACTCGGTGGTCGTCGACGGTCTGGTCTCACTGGTGGAGGCCGGGGCGCTGTCCGGTCAGGAACAGTTCGAATCCGCGGCGGTGGGCATCATCCGGACCTCGGCGGGCACCTCGGCGGATGCATGGTCGGCGTTCTACGAGAACTCGATCCGCGAACTCCGCTGCGGGGCATCGTCATTCGCACCTGTGCACCGGCGCGCGCATTCGCTCGTCACCGGGGCGTCGGTCCTCGAGGTCGGTTCCTGCTTCGGCTTCTTCGCGCTGGGCTGCGCGATGGACGGGTACGACGTCTCGGCCTGCGACATCTCGCCGGGCGCGGTGTCGCTGCTCTCCGCCGCATCACATCGGCTCGGTCTACCGGTCGACGCCGTGGTCGGTGACGCGACCGCGCTCCCCTTCGACGACGACTCCGTGGACACGGTCTCCCTCATCCATCTGCTCGAACATCTCGACGCCGTCGGTGTGGAGATGGCGCTCGCCGAGGCTCTGCGGGTGGCGAGGCATCGGGTGATCGTCGCGGTTCCGTTCGAGGAGGAACCGAGTCCCCACTTCGGTCACCGTCTCCGGCTGACCGAGAAGGACCTGCGCACCTGGGCGAACAGTGCCGACCATTCCGGGGCAGAGATGTTCGTCGACCACGGCGGCTGGCTGGTCCTCACGCCGTAGGGGCTGCCGTCAGATGAGGCCCCGTTTGCTCGCGATGTAGACCGCATCGGTCCGCTTGGTGACGCCGAGCTTGCGAATGATGTTGCGGATGTGGAACTTCACGGTTGATTCGGAGATGTAGAGCGTCTCCCCGATCCGCTTGTTGGACATGCCGTCGGCCAACAGTCGAAGGACCTCGCGTTCGCGATCGCTGAGCGTCTCGGTGGTCTCCGCCTCCCCCGAGACCGTCCGCAACACGACCGCGGCGCTGCGCGGATCGAAGGCGCTGCCACCGGTGGAGACGGCCTGGATCGCCCGCACCAGTTCGGTGGTGTCGACATCCTTGACGACGTACCCCCGGGCGCCGGCCCGCACCGCCCGCACCACCAGGTCGTCGTCGAGGAATGTGGTGAGCACGAGCGCCGCGACCTCGGGATGACGATGCGCGACCTCCTTGATGAGACGCAATCCCTCGTACTCGGTGCCCGCGGAGAGCTTGAGATCCACCACCACGACGTCCGGGCGGCACGCGTTCACCTCGGCGAGCGCGGCATCGTGTGAGCCGGCCTCACCCACCACCTCGACGACGTCCTCGCGTTCGAGGAGCGAGCGCATCCCCTCACGGAGCAGGGCGTGATCGTCGACCAGCAGGGTCCGGATGGGCCTGACCTGCTTGCCGCTGCTTGTCTTCTCGGTGCTCACAGGAACTCCCTGGTCGTGGTCACTGGATCGGCGGCGGGCGCGGGTCCCGCACCGGTCGGCAGGATCGCGGTCACGCGGATGCCACCCGCCCGTGACCGGCGGATTCGGATCTCACCGTCGAGCTCGGCGGCACGCGAGGCCATGTTCGCCAGGCCGCGGTGACGTCCGGCGGCGAGGTCGCCGAGCGACGCGGTTCGCAGGACGCGCCGCAGGTGTTCGGGGTCGCCGACGCCGTCGTCGTCGACGGACAGGGACACTTGCTCGGGTGCGTAGGTGAGCGTGACCGTGACCTCGGCGGCCCGCGCATGGATCGCGGCGTTGAACAGTGCCTCGCCCGCGATCCGGAGCAGCGCGTGCTGGACGTCGTCGGTCAGCTCGCGGGTACGGCCGCGGATGCGGACCGCGGTGGTGAGGTCCGGCGGCATGTGCAGGGAGCACAGTTCGGTGAGGACCTCGCGCACGCTCGGCGACGGCACGCTCGCGGCGTTGTTGAGCGTGTAGATGAACGTCCGCAGTTGCTCGACCGCCTCCTTCGTCAGCCGGCCGGCCATCTGCAACCGTTCGAGTGCCGCCCCGTCGACGAGGTCGCGACACAGCTCGATCTGCACTCCTGCGGACAGCACCGACTGGGTCACCGAATCGTGCAGCTCTCGGGCGATCCGCGACCTCTCCTCGTTGAGGACCGTGGCACGCATCGCGGCGGACAGCTCACGTTGCGTGCGTTCGAGCTCGTCATTTCGTTCGGCCAATTCGGCTGCGTGACGGTGTGTTTCGGAGAAGAGTTCGGCGTTGAGCAGGGCGACGATCGCCTGGCTGGCCAGGATTCGGAGTACCACGACGTCGGTCGGGTCGACGACGCGATCGGCCGGAGCCCATGCCGACAAGCCGCCGACGACACTGCCGTCGAGTTCGACCGGGACGTGGACGTGGTCGGTGGACAGGATCGGGCGATGCAACAGGGGCTCGTGGCCGCGCAGGATGTCGTTGAGCCGGTTCAGAACCTCGTCGGGCAGTCCGTCGGGTGGTGACGCCGTCGCCGATCCCTCGAACGCGTAGAGCCGCCCGCTCCCGGAGCTGATCAGGTGTCGCGGGGCGGATCGCTCCAGACGTCCGTCGGCGAGCCCGAAGACCACCCACTCCGCGCCCAGGTGGTCACGCGCGGCCTCGACCACCGCGATGACCAGTGCCTCGGTTCCTTCCGCGGTGCGTACCAACGCTCGCGAGATCCGTTCGAGGGCGCCGACCACCCGGCTGAGCCGGGCCTCGACCCCGCGATACTGCGCGTAGTGGCTGCCCTTGACGCTGCGAAGTCCGACGAGGCTGTCGAGGTCGGACTGGGCGGGTACGTTTTCGGGCTCGGGGTCCGGGCCGGGTCTGGGGACGGCCATCACAGGGCCGCCGCGTACAGCTCACGGATCCCGGCCGCCTGGGGACGTCGCGGATTGGTGGTCATGCACGAGTCGGCGAGGGCGTGCGTGGTGAGGCGGTCGAGATCCCCGACGCGAACACCCAACGGCTCCAACGACTCCGGCATCCCGACTCGTGCACCCAGACCGGCCACCGCGTCGGCCAGACGGTCGGCGACCATGCGCGGATTTCCGTCG harbors:
- the mftM gene encoding mycofactocin oligosaccharide methyltransferase MftM, with product MTAIDQSTTSPSTLLDSSPVREREPLVLRSGLVPRGFARCGFLSWRRVAGVLQIAHPFDEKTISDSVVVDGLVSLVEAGALSGQEQFESAAVGIIRTSAGTSADAWSAFYENSIRELRCGASSFAPVHRRAHSLVTGASVLEVGSCFGFFALGCAMDGYDVSACDISPGAVSLLSAASHRLGLPVDAVVGDATALPFDDDSVDTVSLIHLLEHLDAVGVEMALAEALRVARHRVIVAVPFEEEPSPHFGHRLRLTEKDLRTWANSADHSGAEMFVDHGGWLVLTP
- a CDS encoding MadR family response regulator transcription factor is translated as MSTEKTSSGKQVRPIRTLLVDDHALLREGMRSLLEREDVVEVVGEAGSHDAALAEVNACRPDVVVVDLKLSAGTEYEGLRLIKEVAHRHPEVAALVLTTFLDDDLVVRAVRAGARGYVVKDVDTTELVRAIQAVSTGGSAFDPRSAAVVLRTVSGEAETTETLSDREREVLRLLADGMSNKRIGETLYISESTVKFHIRNIIRKLGVTKRTDAVYIASKRGLI
- a CDS encoding MadS family sensor histidine kinase → MAVPRPGPDPEPENVPAQSDLDSLVGLRSVKGSHYAQYRGVEARLSRVVGALERISRALVRTAEGTEALVIAVVEAARDHLGAEWVVFGLADGRLERSAPRHLISSGSGRLYAFEGSATASPPDGLPDEVLNRLNDILRGHEPLLHRPILSTDHVHVPVELDGSVVGGLSAWAPADRVVDPTDVVVLRILASQAIVALLNAELFSETHRHAAELAERNDELERTQRELSAAMRATVLNEERSRIARELHDSVTQSVLSAGVQIELCRDLVDGAALERLQMAGRLTKEAVEQLRTFIYTLNNAASVPSPSVREVLTELCSLHMPPDLTTAVRIRGRTRELTDDVQHALLRIAGEALFNAAIHARAAEVTVTLTYAPEQVSLSVDDDGVGDPEHLRRVLRTASLGDLAAGRHRGLANMASRAAELDGEIRIRRSRAGGIRVTAILPTGAGPAPAADPVTTTREFL